A genomic stretch from Leptospira licerasiae serovar Varillal str. VAR 010 includes:
- a CDS encoding LIC10124 family lipoprotein, producing MGNNSFRNLIIFSLITSFGLTCSSVQKLNEPSKLIQEPYYKPIGDSESVFIFRESDTDFRVRKAGHEVPILAFSPIEYPKSVDKKLASYFEQEISLIWKDIKFSNAKISPEVWKNKTGLTQELKSKDVDVLVLGSVIETDSGWTFKFELKDSVDTNSYGDFELSFKRPVSSEEVGAWNQAIFWKSSDRVISLESKQTTVPIWDRKPDLTKIKEIVNSSIKGTLTVRASSGDTEILWKGKSLGNTPLTEVPILEGIQDIQVVLKGKKPITKTIQVRAGKKSFLFQEWEEDRTLGSAKVITVPNGLSVSLDGYKQGETPFYRSNLTPGAYQLELLKESADGAYVYYEGILDVKPDRLVELALPYFGYGLLSELEFWKPSGEFGFSPFGPNGLEFAKKKNLSNGWNGVYSLPFIPEELEIEGYFLLPVDHGDGSVAVTFHLNGLSLGVVAGKEKVSIFQFPSDGKTLSTYKYLDVDKDIGRPFLFKTDLKNKKLSLYLGRDVVWQGDLPAGGLWTVSVLTRGEEFREKTPIKDLKILYKGYK from the coding sequence ATGGGGAACAATTCATTTCGTAATCTTATTATATTCTCTCTTATTACGAGTTTTGGGCTTACTTGCTCCTCAGTACAGAAGTTAAACGAACCTTCTAAGCTGATACAAGAACCGTACTACAAGCCGATAGGCGACTCAGAGAGTGTGTTCATTTTTAGAGAATCGGATACTGACTTTCGGGTTCGTAAAGCAGGGCATGAGGTCCCGATCCTAGCATTCTCTCCTATCGAATATCCAAAATCAGTGGATAAAAAATTGGCCTCTTATTTTGAGCAAGAGATCAGTTTGATCTGGAAGGATATTAAATTTTCTAACGCAAAAATTTCTCCTGAAGTTTGGAAAAACAAAACCGGATTAACTCAAGAGTTAAAATCCAAAGATGTGGACGTTTTAGTTTTAGGCTCGGTAATTGAGACTGATTCAGGTTGGACTTTCAAATTCGAATTAAAAGATTCGGTGGATACAAATTCTTACGGAGACTTTGAACTTTCTTTCAAACGTCCGGTTTCCAGCGAAGAAGTGGGAGCTTGGAACCAAGCAATATTCTGGAAATCTTCAGATAGAGTTATTTCATTAGAATCCAAACAAACCACCGTTCCGATTTGGGATAGAAAGCCTGATCTCACTAAGATTAAGGAGATCGTAAACTCTTCCATCAAAGGAACTTTAACGGTAAGGGCTTCTTCCGGAGATACGGAGATCCTTTGGAAAGGTAAGTCGTTAGGAAATACTCCTTTGACCGAGGTTCCGATCTTAGAAGGGATCCAAGACATACAAGTAGTCTTAAAGGGAAAAAAACCGATCACTAAAACCATCCAAGTAAGAGCAGGTAAAAAAAGTTTCTTATTTCAGGAGTGGGAAGAGGATCGTACATTAGGATCTGCTAAAGTAATTACGGTGCCTAACGGATTGTCCGTTTCTTTGGACGGTTATAAGCAGGGAGAAACTCCTTTTTATCGCAGTAACTTAACTCCCGGAGCGTATCAGTTGGAGCTCTTAAAGGAAAGCGCAGATGGGGCTTACGTTTATTACGAAGGGATCTTGGACGTAAAACCGGATCGTTTGGTGGAATTAGCGCTTCCATATTTCGGATACGGACTATTGTCAGAATTAGAATTCTGGAAACCTTCCGGAGAATTTGGATTTTCTCCTTTCGGACCGAACGGTTTGGAATTTGCAAAAAAGAAAAACTTATCCAACGGTTGGAACGGAGTGTATTCTCTACCTTTTATTCCAGAAGAGTTAGAGATAGAGGGCTACTTCTTACTTCCCGTAGATCACGGAGACGGTTCGGTGGCTGTAACATTCCATTTGAACGGTCTTTCTTTAGGAGTTGTTGCAGGAAAAGAGAAAGTCTCCATCTTCCAATTTCCTTCCGACGGAAAAACACTCAGCACTTATAAATATCTGGACGTGGACAAAGATATTGGTCGTCCATTCCTGTTCAAAACGGATTTAAAAAATAAAAAATTGTCCCTATATCTTGGTAGGGACGTGGTTTGGCAGGGAGATTTACCGGCTGGAGGACTCTGGACTGTTTCCGTTCTGACCAGAGGAGAAGAGTTCAGGGAAAAAACTCCAATCAAAGATCTGAAGATTCTCTATAAGGGATACAAGTGA